One window of the Pararge aegeria chromosome 22, ilParAegt1.1, whole genome shotgun sequence genome contains the following:
- the LOC120633772 gene encoding uncharacterized protein LOC120633772, whose product MEHSSKKRRGEWTETQLRSAFQAVKSRQMSQRKAAETYGIPRRTLRNHIESGSMEKITGRVPVLNKSQEKDLCKRIIRLSQIGMPLTPKIVRKQAYEFCKANNVPNVFSDKKNIAGKKWLTKFLKRNPELSLRRAQMLNPARAQKLNKAIVSKHFEALKDIYDELNISIHPERLYNMDEKGCRLTLHHQQKVFAAKGTKRVHFVSQEHAENVTVAMCVSATGNTVPPMILFKGKRLRPEFCDNLPPGSLVKMAPKGSMTTELFVNFIHHLGQNKTSGKCLLIFDGASSHLDARIVDAADVHNIVLYCLPSNTTHELQPLDKSVNKSFEHFWDEEVLLYAYQHPERKLTKARFTKNFSKVWSKCMTKDNIISGFRATGIFPYDPSAIPEEAYAPSVLTLIPDPQLASSSRMPPLVSNSSPSRHSIPVSPVMYQKCNSHSDETFSNHEEEDRNLSPSILIHEDLSPNHANYVKIVESYPHTPSFVKKLVNYSSSFEDFDMDNLENQDPTQKLPVLEKYNRSTEFCSPIPTTSGFNKQPRSIPRLGSSTPDSSENEDFHEGLSTKRFNIYTSSSESDEENLNADRKLPSHPEPSKFQHPEDNLPLSELKKYAEKSPFHKQIPTPNFATIKYKPRRKAMNYIGQKITKDLFDTVKEKTAKNTKRTTKKTKLSRQPSDADTAKNLQLTIIQRQKGKQPSNSNKGKKQINKKKGNKLKKVPRGRRLNEDINKKENKKKDSKTLEKHGWYCNGCKVDRLDDMRQCQKCQKWYHEVCVGLTKDDEEQFICPECN is encoded by the coding sequence ATGGAGCATTCTTCTAAAAAGCGGCGTGGAGAATGGACAGAAACACAGTTGAGATCCGCCTTTCAAGCAGTAAAAAGCCGCCAAATGTCACAGCGAAAAGCTGCTGAAACATATGGCATACCAAGGCGAACATTAAGAAACCACATAGAATCTGGTTCGATGGAGAAGATAACTGGTCGTGTCCCTGTTCTTAATAAATCACAAGAAAAGGATTTATGCAAAAGGATAATTAGACTGTCTCAGATAGGAATGCCATTAACTCCAAAAATTGTTCGGAAGCAGGCTTACGAATTTTGTAAAGCGAATAATGTACCGAATGTTTTTAGTGATAAAAAGAATATTGCTGGAAAAAAATGGCTCACAAAGTTTTTGAAACGCAATCCAGAATTATCACTTCGAAGGGCTCAAATGTTAAATCCCGCCAGAGCACAAAAACTCAACAAGGCAATAGTTTCAAAACATTTTGAAGCCCTAAAAGACATTTACGATGAGTTAAATATTTCCATCCACCCGGAACGTCTATATAACATGGACGAAAAGGGATGTCGGCTAACACTACACCACCAGCAGAAGGTTTTCGCAGCAAAAGGGACCAAGAGAGTGCACTTTGTGAGTCAAGAACATGCAGAAAATGTCACAGTCGCTATGTGTGTAAGTGCAACGGGCAACACTGTGCCACCTATGATTCTTTTTAAGGGCAAAAGGTTGAGACCTGAATTTTGTGACAATTTACCACCTGGTAGTTTAGTCAAAATGGCTCCAAAGGGCAGTATGACGACCGaactttttgttaatttcatacATCACTTAGGGCAGAATAAAACTTCAGGAAAATgccttttaatttttgatgGGGCCTCTTCACATTTAGACGCAAGAATCGTTGACGCTGCTGATGTCCATAATATTGTACTCTATTGCTTGCCTTCAAATACGACCCATGAACTTCAACCACTAGACAAATCTGTTAATAAGTCTTTCGAACATTTTTGGGACGAGGAGGTTTTGTTGTATGCATATCAGCATCCAGAACGTAAACTGACTAAAGCTCGTTTTACGAAAAATTTTTCAAAAGTTTGGTCTAAGTGCATGACCAAGGACAATATAATCAGTGGATTTAGAGCTACCGGCATCTTCCCGTACGATCCCAGCGCAATTCCTGAAGAAGCGTATGCACCTTCAGTACTTACACTAATTCCCGATCCACAGCTGGCAAGTTCCTCAAGAATGCCCCCTTTAGTTTCTAATTCATCACCTTCAAGACATTCTATTCCCGTAAGTCCTGTTATGTACCAAAAATGCAACAGTCATTCGGATGAAACATTTTCAAATCATGAAGAAGAGGACAGGAATTTGTCACCATCAATTTTAATTCACGAAGATTTATCCCCAAATCATGCAAATTACGTCAAAATCGTTGAATCTTATCCGCATACTCCATCTTTTGTcaaaaaattagttaattatagCTCCTCTTTTGAAGATTTTGACATGGATAACTTGGAGAATCAAGATCCGACTCAAAAGCTACCTGTTTTAGAGAAATATAATAGAAGTACAGAGTTTTGTTCACCCATTCCTACTACCTCTGGCTTTAATAAGCAGCCGCGTAGCATACCGCGTTTAGGTTCAAGTACGCCTGATTCATCTGAAAATGAGGATTTTCATGAAGGACTTTCTACAAagcgttttaatatttatacttcaTCTTCTGAATCAGACGAAGAAAATTTAAATGCGGACCGAAAACTTCCATCGCACCCTGAGCCCAGTAAATTTCAACATCCGGAAGATAATTTACCTTTATCAGAACTGAAAAAATATGCTGAGAAATCACCATTTCACAAACAAATCCCCACTCCTAACTTCGCTACCATTAAATACAAACCGAGAAGAAAAGCAATGAATTATATAGgccaaaaaataacaaaagatttGTTTGATACTGTTAAAGAAAAAACGGCGAAGAACACTAAAAGAACAaccaaaaaaactaaactaagcaGACAACCGAGTGACGCTGATACAGCTAAAAATTTGCAGCTTACAATAATCCAGAGACAGAAAGGAAAACAACCGAGTAACTCTAATAAaggtaaaaaacaaataaacaaaaaaaaaggtaacaaacttaaaaaagtacCCAGAGGAAGACGACTAAATGAAGATATtaataagaaagaaaataagaaGAAGGACTCTAAAACACTCGAAAAACATGGTTGGTATTGTAATGGATGCAAGGTTGATAGACTTGATGATATGCGTCAATGTCAAAAATGCCAAAAATGGTATCATGAAGTCTGTGTGGGTTTAACCAAAGACGATGAGGAGCAATTCATATGTCCAGAGTGCAATTAA